One window of Thermocoleostomius sinensis A174 genomic DNA carries:
- a CDS encoding alpha-E domain-containing protein, translated as MLSRVADSIYWLNRYIERAENIARFVDVNLNLLLDSPPGIQQQWEPLIRTTGDLPLFKERYGEPTIDNVIQFLTFDKEYPNSILSCLTAARENARSVREIISSEMWEQVNTFYHQVKDVVSTQHFSNLPDFFAQVKLSSHLFAGVMDATMSHNEAWHFGQLGRLIERADKTTRILDVKYFILLPSVQDVGTALDELQWIALLKSASAYEMYRKCQHRISPQTVAAFLILDREFPRSIQFCLLQAEASLHQITGTTAGLWTNPAERTLGKLRSELDFITIEEIIQSGLHEFLDQIQSQLNLVGNKIFETFFALQTAS; from the coding sequence ATGCTAAGTCGCGTTGCAGATTCCATCTACTGGCTAAATCGCTATATTGAACGAGCCGAAAATATTGCTCGGTTTGTAGATGTTAACTTGAACCTACTGCTAGACTCTCCACCGGGCATACAGCAACAGTGGGAACCCCTGATTCGTACTACGGGCGATCTGCCGCTGTTCAAAGAACGCTACGGTGAACCGACAATCGATAACGTGATTCAATTTCTCACCTTTGATAAAGAGTATCCCAATTCCATTCTTTCCTGCCTCACCGCTGCCCGTGAGAATGCTCGATCGGTACGAGAAATCATCTCGTCTGAAATGTGGGAGCAGGTTAACACGTTTTATCATCAGGTCAAAGATGTAGTCAGCACTCAGCACTTTTCCAACCTGCCCGACTTTTTTGCTCAGGTAAAACTCTCTAGTCATCTGTTTGCAGGTGTCATGGATGCCACGATGTCCCACAATGAAGCCTGGCACTTTGGGCAACTGGGGCGGCTAATTGAACGAGCCGACAAAACCACACGTATCCTGGATGTGAAGTATTTTATTCTGCTGCCGTCGGTGCAGGACGTGGGCACTGCGCTCGACGAATTACAGTGGATTGCCTTACTCAAATCCGCCAGTGCCTACGAGATGTATCGTAAATGCCAGCATCGCATCAGTCCACAAACCGTCGCCGCATTTCTGATTCTCGATCGCGAATTTCCGCGATCGATCCAATTCTGTCTCCTACAAGCTGAAGCCTCGCTACATCAAATTACCGGAACTACTGCTGGGTTGTGGACCAATCCCGCTGAACGGACCCTAGGTAAATTGCGTTCTGAACTGGATTTCATCACGATCGAAGAAATTATCCAATCTGGGTTACACGAATTCTTAGACCAAATTCAAAGTCAGCTTAATCTAGTTGGCAATAAAATCTTTGAAACCTTCTTTGCCTTGCAAACAGCTTCTTAG
- a CDS encoding transglutaminase family protein, giving the protein MHYQITHRIIYTYDRPVLLAPHSIRMQPRCDVTQRLHQFSLTIEPEPKRSVDNLDLDGNAVTRVWFPDEPITSLTIEAMSQVETRRTNPFDYLLEPWAVRLPIDYPVSLLDRLHPYLTGQFSRLSGGGDSAAVQLAQEVWEATSGNVVSFLSELADRIYTQCGYRLRDNGDALPAGITWRQKSGSCRDYAVLFTEVCRAVGLAARFVSGYQEGDVESDDRHLHAWTEVYLPGAGWRGYDPTQGLATADAHIALVACPTSHQTAPVSGTLKQAAGVSSQMRYNLKITKIDGETG; this is encoded by the coding sequence GTGCACTATCAAATCACCCACCGCATTATCTATACCTACGATCGCCCGGTGCTGTTAGCCCCACATTCAATTCGGATGCAGCCGCGCTGCGATGTGACGCAAAGGTTGCACCAGTTTTCACTGACGATTGAGCCAGAGCCGAAACGCTCGGTAGACAATCTAGATCTGGATGGTAATGCGGTGACACGGGTCTGGTTTCCCGATGAGCCAATCACGAGTTTGACAATCGAAGCAATGTCCCAGGTAGAAACCCGGCGCACCAATCCGTTTGATTATCTGCTAGAACCATGGGCGGTGCGGTTGCCCATCGATTATCCGGTGTCGTTGCTCGATCGCTTACACCCCTATCTGACGGGTCAGTTTTCCAGATTGTCAGGGGGGGGTGATTCGGCCGCCGTGCAACTGGCGCAAGAAGTATGGGAAGCTACATCGGGCAACGTGGTGTCGTTTTTGTCGGAATTAGCCGATCGAATTTACACCCAATGCGGATATCGGTTGCGCGACAATGGCGATGCTTTGCCAGCAGGGATCACCTGGCGGCAGAAATCGGGTTCCTGTCGTGATTATGCCGTGCTGTTTACAGAGGTTTGTCGTGCTGTGGGGTTGGCGGCTCGCTTCGTCAGCGGTTATCAAGAAGGCGATGTAGAGAGTGACGATCGCCATTTGCACGCTTGGACAGAAGTGTACTTACCGGGAGCGGGTTGGCGTGGCTATGATCCAACTCAAGGACTGGCAACAGCGGATGCTCACATTGCACTGGTAGCATGTCCAACGTCTCATCAAACTGCTCCCGTGTCGGGCACTCTGAAACAAGCGGCAGGGGTGTCTTCGCAAATGCGCTATAACCTAAAGATTACGAAAATCGATGGTGAAACTGGATAG
- a CDS encoding protein kinase domain-containing protein, translating into MIGQLLDRRYLITHSLSSGGFGETYLAQDTRIPGQPACVVKQLKSASTNPAHVEKARQLFNREAEALAKLGDHDQIPRLLAYFTEGDEFYLVQEFVEGHTLEAELGQLWTEEPVIQLLEEVLTVLSFVHAQGVIHRDIKPANIIRRKRDGKLILIDFGAIKQVRIQPDGSGEFSAVAPGTRIGTIGYMPMEQARGKPRPSSDLYALGMIAIQALTGLHPTRFEDDSVTGEARWQHLVPISPGLIHILTHLTRYNARQRYQTATEALQAVQQLAHGFDPTPVAGPIAPPELLHELTLEWYDAGLPHSRLIHPRQPSRQPGSIRIGRDPARCDIVLSDITVSGLHVEIFFNADDQHFYVRNLRDTNPPLVDGRSLPHGERVLNQGSVLQLGHVELRVTDIGVKQYPSNYARSLGQPTPPPDESPTRKAAIGSLNPVNLPPVPNPPPPVLPPYRQEPVVPSYGVPNLPQNIAQTPPAYSNNANSDPLVAAVEQPVRRSSPGNAKLLQQVWLPWAMGTALATAIGAGLYVPTQGLSNLIAGTAIGGCTGVVQWVVLRRWVSAIGGWILATMLATALSFAIAASFPIAFVAMGILPGIAQWLMLRLKLPRAGWWILAKALSDFIGWAIGLRLAPNTFWLIGGIAGLVSGLVTGGVMVWLIRRSGDSETST; encoded by the coding sequence CTAGCAAAGTTGGGCGATCATGATCAGATCCCCCGATTATTGGCCTACTTCACCGAAGGCGATGAATTTTATCTAGTACAAGAATTTGTGGAGGGACATACTCTCGAGGCAGAGTTAGGACAGCTTTGGACGGAAGAGCCAGTGATTCAACTGTTGGAAGAAGTGCTGACGGTGTTGTCATTTGTCCATGCACAGGGGGTGATTCATCGAGATATCAAACCCGCCAATATCATTCGCCGCAAACGTGACGGTAAGCTAATTTTGATTGATTTTGGTGCCATTAAACAAGTCCGTATTCAACCTGACGGTTCTGGCGAATTTAGCGCTGTGGCTCCGGGAACTCGCATTGGCACAATCGGGTATATGCCCATGGAACAGGCACGTGGTAAACCCAGACCTAGTAGTGATCTCTATGCTTTGGGCATGATTGCAATTCAAGCGTTGACTGGGTTACATCCGACTCGGTTTGAGGATGACAGTGTGACTGGAGAAGCCCGTTGGCAGCATTTAGTGCCAATTTCGCCAGGATTAATTCACATTTTGACGCACCTAACGCGATATAACGCTCGCCAGCGCTACCAAACTGCCACGGAAGCTTTGCAAGCGGTTCAACAGTTGGCCCACGGGTTTGATCCAACCCCAGTGGCTGGGCCGATCGCTCCGCCAGAATTGCTGCATGAACTAACCTTGGAATGGTACGATGCGGGTTTACCCCACAGCCGCCTGATTCATCCACGTCAACCATCTCGACAGCCAGGTAGTATTCGCATTGGGCGTGACCCGGCTCGCTGCGATATTGTCCTATCCGACATTACGGTGTCAGGGCTACATGTTGAGATATTTTTTAACGCAGACGATCAACATTTCTATGTGCGCAACTTACGGGACACCAACCCGCCGCTGGTGGATGGCCGATCGTTACCCCACGGGGAGCGTGTCCTAAATCAAGGTAGTGTGTTACAGCTTGGGCACGTAGAATTGCGGGTAACCGATATTGGTGTAAAGCAATATCCCAGCAACTATGCGCGGAGTTTAGGACAACCTACCCCACCCCCTGATGAGTCGCCTACTCGAAAAGCAGCGATTGGATCGCTCAACCCGGTTAACCTCCCCCCTGTTCCCAACCCACCGCCCCCTGTTCTGCCACCCTATCGACAAGAACCAGTCGTACCGTCTTATGGAGTTCCTAATCTGCCCCAAAATATTGCTCAGACTCCACCTGCTTATTCAAACAACGCTAACTCCGATCCGCTGGTTGCAGCAGTGGAACAACCTGTCCGGCGATCGTCCCCTGGCAACGCCAAACTGTTGCAACAGGTGTGGCTTCCTTGGGCGATGGGGACTGCTCTTGCAACTGCCATTGGCGCAGGGCTGTATGTACCCACTCAGGGTTTGAGCAACTTGATTGCAGGGACTGCTATCGGTGGCTGCACCGGAGTTGTGCAGTGGGTCGTGCTGCGCCGCTGGGTGAGTGCTATTGGCGGTTGGATTCTAGCGACGATGCTCGCCACTGCCCTCAGTTTTGCCATCGCCGCTTCATTTCCGATCGCTTTTGTAGCGATGGGGATTTTACCTGGCATTGCTCAATGGTTGATGCTGCGACTTAAACTACCGCGAGCAGGCTGGTGGATTCTAGCCAAAGCTTTATCCGATTTCATTGGTTGGGCGATCGGGCTGCGTTTGGCTCCGAATACGTTTTGGCTGATTGGTGGCATTGCCGGACTAGTCAGTGGTCTCGTGACAGGTGGGGTGATGGTGTGGTTAATTCGACGATCGGGTGATTCTGAAACAAGTACTTAA